The Rhea pennata isolate bPtePen1 chromosome 32, bPtePen1.pri, whole genome shotgun sequence genome includes a region encoding these proteins:
- the LOC134152683 gene encoding leucine-rich repeat and fibronectin type III domain-containing protein 1-like protein, with amino-acid sequence MERLVVYLLVISTAVKAMMCPKRCMCQNLSPSFTILCTKTGLLFVPPSIDRRTAELRLMDNFITTLRRKDFANMTNLIHLTLSRNTISQIMPYAFFDLKGLHALHLDSNRLTYINEDHFKGLINLRHLILSNNQLNYISPGSLDDFIETIEDLDLSYNNLVNVPWETIAKLSNVNTVSLDHNLIEFVPEGIFSNLHKLARLDMTSNKLKKIPPDPLFSRIPVYAKSKGSPLSSLVLSFGGNPLHCNCELVWLRRLTREDDLETCASPPELMGKYFWSIKEEEFVCEPPMITHRTPKLTVTEGQGVSLKCKAVGDPDPYVRWISPDGKLVSNTSRTISYENGTLDILATSLTEKGTFTCIASNAAGESTAPVELLVIPYPNLANSTNCDKDAEPGPSDILISAKSSFPNETKAQQEKVVTVAELTSSSALIRWPSQHHLPGIRMYQIQYNSSADDILVYRMIPAASKSFFLTDLVAGREYDLCVLAVYDDGLTSLTATRVIGCVQFTTQEEYKQCRSLHAQFLGGTMIIIIGGIIVASVLVFIFILLMKYKVYNNHHKNKATKVNNVCSQTNGSQSGSMARSTSKLTERRESLQQDCSGSSIKGKTVVDLDCEKVTPTNTTFLTTDALS; translated from the exons ATGGAAAGGCTGGTTGTCTATCTATTGGTTATTAGCACAGCTGTGAAGGCCATGATGTGTCCCAAAAGATGTATGTGTCAAAACTTGTCTCCATCCTTCACAATTCTCTGTACGAAGACTGGACTTCTCTTTGTGCCCCCCAGTATTGACAGGAGAACAGCAGAACTTAGGTTAATGGATAACTTTATCACTACACTTAGGAGAAAGGATTTTGCAAACATGACTAATCTAATTCATTTGACACTATCGAGAAATACAATAAGTCAAATAATGCCTTACGCATTCTTTGATCTTAAAGGCCTTCATGCCCTACACTTGGATAGTAATAGGCTGACTTACATCAATGAAGATCACTTCAAAGGTTTAATTAATCTTCGGCACTTAATACTCAGTAACAATCAATTAAACTACATCTCGCCTGGGTCACTGGATGACTTTATTGAAACAATTGAAGACTTGGATCTGTCCTACAACAATCTCGTTAACGTTCCTTGGGAAACGATTGCCAAACTTTCTAATGTCAATACGGTTAGTTTGGATCATAATCTCATTGAGTTTGTGCCAGAGGGAATCTTCTCAAATCTTCACAAACTTGCCCGGCTAGACATGACATCTAACAAGTTGAAAAAGATCCCTCCCGATCCTTTGTTTTCCAGAATACCAGTGTATGCTAAATCTAAAGGCTCTCCACTATCGTCTCTGGTGCTTAGTTTTGGAGGGAATCCTTTGCATTGCAACTGCGAATTAGTGTGGCTGAGACGTCTCACCAGGGAAGACGATTTAGAAACATGTGCCTCTCCACCAGAACTGATGGGCAAATATTTTTGGTCTATTAAAGAGGAGGAATTTGTCTGTGAACCTCCGATGATAACACACCGAACCCCAAAATTGACAGTAACGGAAGGCCAGGGCGTTTCGTTGAAATGCAAAGCTGTTGGCGATCCGGACCCATATGTTCGCTGGATTTCACCTGACGGGAAACTAGTCTCTAACACATCTAGGACTATTTCTTATGAGAACGGTACTCTGGATATTTTGGCTACTTCTCTGACTGAGAAGGGCACGTTTACCTGCATAGCATCAAACGCTGCGGGAGAGTCAACCGCTCCAGTTGAACTTCTTGTTATCCCATACCCTAACCTTGCTAACAGCACCAACTGTGATAAAGATGCTGAGCCTGGCCCTTCAGATATCCTTATATCTGCCAAGTCAAGTTTTCCAAATGAAACAAAGGCTCAGCAAGAGAAGGTTGTCACGGTCGCTGAGCTGACGTCATCCTCTGCTCTTATACGGTGGCCTTCTCAGCATCACCTCCCTGGGATTCGAATGTACCAGATCCAGTATAACAGTTCTGCCGATGACATATTAGTGTACAG gaTGATTCCAGCTGCTAGTAAATCCTTCTTCTTGACTGATCTGGTTGCAGGACGTGAGTACGACCTTTGTGTTCTTGCCGTTTACGATGATGGATTGACATCTTTGACTGCAACCAGAGTGATCGGATGTGTGCAGTTCACAACCCAGGAAGAATACAAGCAGTGCCGATCCCTTCATGCACAGTTTCTTGGAGGAACCATGATCATCATTATTGGTGGAATCATCGTGGCTTcagttcttgttttcattttcatcctcCTCATGAAATATAAAGTCTACAACAACCaccacaaaaataaagctacGAAGGTTAACAATGTCTGCTCTCAAACCAACGGAAGCCAGAGTGGCTCGATGGCGCGCTCCACTTCTAAACTCACAGAGAGGCGGGAAAGTTTGCAGCAGGATTGTTCGGGATCTTCcattaaaggaaaaactgtTGTAGATTTGGACTGTGAAAAAGTGACTCCAACAAACACAACCTTTTTAACAACTGATGCGCTATCTTAA